One window from the genome of Paramisgurnus dabryanus chromosome 20, PD_genome_1.1, whole genome shotgun sequence encodes:
- the prkg2l gene encoding cGMP-dependent protein kinase 2, with product MVHSLIMGNGSIKAPRLEETCLASSIKETTVWESTEPLKMRIAQLEDELAWRDQELRAQEKRLQSLQRELETKVSQIDKLQDAIGYNNLGRSPPAPPRQSCRLLSVINQGSTRFHRVAVEVHRRLKAKEGVSAEPTSGHFCYDHRVHHISTDQRAHLRKDSGTKKLINEAIMNNDFLKTLETQHTREMVDCMYEKIYAAEQLVIQEGEPGNFLYVLAEGLLEVIQNGKLLGQMRPGTAFGELAILYNCKRTATVKAVTQSHIWALDRQTFQSIMMRSTQARHEEYFSFLRSVSLLRDLPEEKLAKIVDCLEVDYFDKGEYIIREGEEGNTFFIIAKGEVSVTQTADGFSEPQEIKTLGVGDYFGEKALISEDVRSANIIAKENDTQCLVVDRDNFNQMVGTYEELQAYLREYVEQLSLSDERRNASSQSPLYDCSPEAAEIRRLRERAAALSCSTFLKELQIVATLGMGGFGRVELVKLTEDTAFALKCIKKQHIVDSRQQEHIYSEKNILLQTNSNFIVRLFRTFRDDKYVYMLLEVCLGGELWSVLRDMGCFDEATARFCTGCVLEAFDYLHGTGIVYRDLKPENLLLDAEGYVKMTDFGFAKKIGLGKKTWTFCGTPEYVAPEVIMNKGHDFGADCWSLGILIFELLIGSPPFTGSDPIRIYTMVLHGIEKVDIPKRISKRPEDLIRRLCKLNPAERLGNKKNGIVDIKKHKWFQGFNWEGLRRRKLTSPLKRELKGPLDHSHFDMFPPDLEEPPDEISGWDKDF from the exons ATGGTGCACTCTCTGATCATGGGGAACGGTTCGATCAAAGCCCCTCGGCTAGAGGAGACCTGTCTGGCCTCAAGTATAAAAGAAACCACCGTATGGGAGTCAACCGAGCCCCTGAAGATGAGGATCGCCCAGCTGGAGGACGAGTTGGCATGGAGAGACCAGGAGCTCCGCGCTCAGGAAAAGAGGTTGCAGAGCCTTCAAAGGGAGCTGGAGACAAAGGTGTCTCAGATCGATAAGCTCCAGGATGCTATTGGATATAACAACCTGGGACGTTCACCGCCGGCCCCTCCGAGGCAGAGCTGCAGGTTGCTCAGTGTGATCAACCAGGGCTCCACGAGGTTCCACAGAGTTGCCGTTGAGGTGCATAGACGCCTCAAGGCCAAAGAGGGAGTTTCAGCCGAACCTACATCAGGACACTTCTGTTACGACCACAGGGTCCATCACATCTCTACAGATCAGAGGGCACACTTACGCAAAGACTCTGG CACTAAGAAACTGATCAATGAAGCCATCATGAACAATGACTTTCTGAAGACACTGGAGACTCAGCACACTCGAGAGATGGTGGACTGCATGTATGAGAAGATCTACGCTGCCGAGCAGCTGGTTATTCAGGAGGGAGAACCTGGGAACTTCCTTTATGTGCTCGCAG AGGGTTTATTAGAGGTGATACAGAATGGCAAGCTACTGGGTCAGATGCGTCCTGGGACGGCCTTTGGGGAGTTGGCTATCCTTTATAACTGCAAAAGAACTGCTACAGTCAAAG CTGTGACTCAGTCGCACATCTGGGCTCTGGACAGGCAAACGTTTCAAAGTATCATGATGAGATCCACTCAGGCCAGACATGAAGAGTACTTCAGCTTCCTGCGCAG TGTATCATTGTTAAGAGACCTGCCAGAGGAGAAACTTGCCAAAATTGTCGACTGTCTTGAAGTT GATTATTTTGATAAAGGGGAGTATATCATTCGTGAGGGTGAGGAAGGAAACACGTTCTTCATCATAGCAAAAGGAGAG GTTTCTGTAACACAGACTGCTGACGGCTTTTCTGAACCTCAAGAGATCAAGACTCTTGGTGTTGGTGATTACTTTGGGGAAAAAGCTCTCATAAG TGAGGATGTCCGCTCGGCTAATATCATTGCAAAGGAAAATGACACACAGTGTTTGGTGGTGGATAGAGA TAACTTTAATCAGATGGTGGGGACGTATGAGGAGCTGCAGGCCTATCTGAGGGAGTATGTTGAACAGCTCTCTCTGAGCGATGAGAGGAGAAACGCATC GTCTCAGTCACCACTGTATGACTGCAGTCCTGAAGCGGCAGAGATCAGAAGACTGAGGGAGAGGGCAGCTGCTTTGTCCTGCAGCACGTTCCTGAAAGAGCTGCAAATAGTTGCTACATTGGGGATGGGAGGCTTTGGCCGAGTGGAACTG GTGAAGCTTACAGAAGATACAGCATTTGCTTTAAAGTGCATAAAGAAGCAGCACATTGTGGACAGCAGACAGCAAGAACACATCTACTCCGAAAAAAATATCCTCCTTCAGACAAATTCAAACTTCATTGTCAG attgttCCGGACGTTTCGTGAcgataaatatgtttatatgcTGCTTGAGGTCTGTCTGGGAGGAGAGCTATGGAGCGTGCTGAGGGACAT GGGCTGCTTTGATGAAGCTACTGCCAGATTCTGCACTGGATGCGTGCTGGAGGCTTTCGATTATCTGCACGGCACAGGCATCGTGTACAGAGACCTGAAGCCAGAGAATCTGCTGCTGGATGCCGAAGGCTATGTCAAAATG ACTGATTTTGGCTTTGCTAAAAAGATCGGACTTGGTAAGAAGACTTGGACGTTTTGTGGAACGCCTGAGTATGTGGCTCCGGAGGTCATTATGAATAAAGGTCATGACTTTGGAGCTGACTGCTGGTCTCTGGGGATCCTAATCTTTGAGCTTCTGATCGGCAG CCCTCCGTTCACAGGCTCTGATCCAATCAGGATCTACACTATGGTTCTGCATGGCATTGAAAAGGTTGACATTCCCAAGAGGATCAGCAAACGTCCAGAGGATCTCATACGGAGGCTCTGCAA ACTTAATCCAGCGGAAAGACTTGGGAATAAGAAAAATGGCATTGTTGACATCAAGAAACACAA